A region from the Variovorax paradoxus genome encodes:
- a CDS encoding GntR family transcriptional regulator yields the protein MSTSASEISARIVEAVMAQKLAPGSRLGEQPLAMLFDCSRTIVREALTRLAARGIVTVSARRGWFVIEPSQDEAREAFEARRVIELGLIRSTGSTGKIDKAALRQLKAHLQREKAALKESDVGNRSFLLGDFHVCLAECLGNTLLADTLRDFTARTTLIAMLYQSTHDAVQSCEDHVQIVAALERGDHAAAEALMAAHIGTVQSALRVQAPTDPLAQLRDALAPLQQKKTTAARPRRRKATTPSPDDTDSSTYLGALL from the coding sequence ATGTCTACATCCGCATCCGAAATCAGTGCACGCATCGTCGAGGCGGTGATGGCGCAGAAGCTCGCGCCGGGCTCGCGCCTGGGCGAACAGCCGCTGGCCATGCTGTTCGACTGCAGCCGCACCATCGTGCGGGAGGCGCTCACCCGGCTGGCGGCGCGCGGCATCGTCACGGTGAGCGCGCGGCGCGGCTGGTTCGTGATCGAGCCGTCGCAGGACGAGGCGCGCGAAGCCTTCGAGGCGCGCCGCGTCATCGAGTTGGGCCTGATCCGTAGTACGGGCAGCACCGGCAAGATCGACAAGGCCGCGCTGCGCCAACTGAAGGCGCACCTGCAGCGTGAAAAGGCCGCACTGAAAGAGAGCGACGTCGGCAACCGCAGCTTCCTGCTCGGCGATTTCCATGTGTGCCTGGCCGAATGCCTGGGCAACACGCTGCTGGCCGACACCTTGCGCGACTTCACGGCGCGCACCACGCTGATCGCCATGCTCTACCAGTCCACGCACGACGCCGTGCAATCGTGCGAGGACCACGTTCAGATTGTCGCCGCGCTCGAACGGGGCGACCACGCCGCCGCCGAGGCGCTGATGGCCGCGCACATCGGTACGGTGCAATCAGCGCTGCGCGTGCAGGCGCCCACCGATCCGCTCGCGCAGCTGCGCGATGCGCTGGCGCCGCTGCAACAGAAGAAGACCACCGCGGCCAGGCCGAGGCGGCGCAAGGCCACCACGCCTTCCCCCGACGACACCGATTCATCGACTTACCTAGGAGCCCTGCTATGA
- a CDS encoding Bug family tripartite tricarboxylate transporter substrate binding protein, with amino-acid sequence MAHPVRAAILAALFSIASFGIGGAALAAYPDKPIKLVIGFPAGGPLDQHARLLTDKLQAVLGQPLIVDYKPGAGGSVGADAVAKSPADGYTLMLANTGVAVINGALYSKLPYNTQRDFVPIARTAMQPLALLVTPKLPVQNLRQFVDYAKARPGQVNYGSAGNGGISHLVPEMFKTATGIFMVHIPYRGSAPAFTDLMGGQVQFMAESIPQAANYHKQGKVRALAVTSRERNPALPDVPTVIESGIKGFEVVGFYGFFAPKDTPGDVVARLSDAFKQVLTSPEVRERMVSQGADPAYLGSEDFARFLATETPRWDKAVKASGARMD; translated from the coding sequence ATGGCTCATCCGGTCCGCGCCGCCATCCTGGCGGCTTTGTTTTCAATCGCCTCGTTCGGCATCGGTGGCGCCGCCCTGGCCGCCTACCCCGACAAGCCGATCAAGCTCGTCATCGGCTTCCCGGCCGGCGGCCCCCTCGACCAGCATGCGCGCCTCTTGACGGACAAGCTGCAGGCGGTGCTGGGCCAGCCGCTGATCGTCGACTACAAGCCCGGCGCGGGCGGTTCGGTGGGCGCCGATGCGGTCGCCAAGAGTCCGGCCGACGGCTACACGCTGATGCTGGCCAACACCGGCGTGGCGGTGATCAATGGCGCCCTCTACAGCAAGCTGCCCTACAACACGCAGCGCGACTTCGTGCCGATTGCGCGCACCGCGATGCAGCCGCTGGCCCTGCTGGTCACGCCCAAGCTGCCGGTGCAGAATCTGCGGCAGTTCGTCGACTACGCCAAGGCGCGGCCCGGCCAGGTCAACTACGGCTCGGCCGGCAACGGCGGCATCAGCCACCTGGTGCCAGAGATGTTCAAGACCGCGACCGGCATCTTCATGGTGCACATCCCCTATCGCGGCAGCGCTCCGGCCTTCACGGACCTGATGGGCGGGCAGGTGCAGTTCATGGCCGAGTCGATTCCGCAGGCGGCCAACTATCACAAGCAGGGCAAGGTGCGTGCGCTGGCCGTGACCAGCCGCGAGCGCAACCCGGCGCTGCCGGACGTACCGACGGTGATCGAATCGGGTATCAAGGGCTTCGAAGTGGTGGGCTTTTACGGCTTCTTCGCGCCAAAGGACACGCCCGGGGATGTGGTCGCCAGGCTGAGCGATGCGTTCAAGCAGGTGCTGACCAGCCCAGAAGTGCGCGAACGCATGGTGAGCCAGGGCGCGGACCCGGCCTACCTGGGCAGCGAGGACTTCGCGCGCTTTCTTGCCACCGAGACGCCGCGCTGGGACAAGGCGGTGAAGGCTTCGGGCGCGCGGATGGATTGA
- a CDS encoding OsmC family protein: MAADKHASVHWEGAGKTGKGLVSTETGALKDYPYGFASRFEDDKRGTNPEEIVGAAHAACLTMAFAFALEKEGFTATKIDTRAAVRLAKDGEGFKIDRIALELDAAVPKLEEAKFQQIAAAAKAGCPLSKALASVPEITLKATLAG, translated from the coding sequence ATGGCAGCAGACAAGCACGCAAGCGTTCACTGGGAAGGCGCCGGCAAGACCGGCAAGGGCCTCGTCAGCACCGAGACCGGCGCCCTCAAGGACTACCCCTACGGCTTCGCCAGCCGCTTCGAGGACGACAAGCGCGGCACCAACCCCGAGGAAATCGTCGGCGCGGCCCATGCGGCCTGCCTCACGATGGCCTTTGCCTTCGCGCTGGAGAAAGAAGGCTTCACCGCCACGAAGATCGACACCCGGGCTGCCGTGCGGCTGGCCAAGGACGGCGAAGGCTTCAAGATCGACCGCATTGCGCTCGAACTCGATGCCGCCGTGCCAAAGCTCGAAGAAGCGAAGTTCCAGCAGATCGCGGCCGCCGCCAAGGCCGGCTGCCCACTGTCGAAGGCGCTGGCCAGCGTGCCGGAAATCACGCTGAAGGCCACGCTCGCCGGCTGA
- a CDS encoding long-chain fatty acid--CoA ligase, translating into MQPRPHHKFWPKRLPHSITVPATSLWHNLATSAARYPDKAALVFFGRVLSYRDFAAQAERLAGMLHALGVKRGDRVVLNMQNCPQLVIAHFAILRANAVVVPVNPMNRSEELKHYIVDPDAKVAITTGDLAGELAKASNALPPEQQLAHMIVTQFTDAFDADANGDDAPAPAWKEWLATRHPLPELTGGKAMAWTDALAAGHPAPEHLVGANDMALLPYTSGTTGLPKGCVHHHSSLMHNAVASQLWGQATSEAVVLAVVPMFHITGVVSMMHTSILAGGTLVIMPRWDREVAGRLISRWKVTSWTNIPTMVIDLMASPNFASYDLSSLTHIGGGGAAMPQAVAQRLFEQYGLKYQEGYGLTETAAPSHTNPSENPKQQCLGIPFMSTDARVVDPDTLAEMPIGESGEIIIHGPEVFEGYWKRPDATRAAFVEFEGKRFFRSGDMGRMDEDGYFFMTDRLKRMINASGFKVWPAEVELLMFRHPAIQEACVISTRDDYRGESVKAVVVLRATHKDTTEQQIIDWCRENMAVYKIPRKVQFVDALPKSGSGKVMWRLLQEDENGAR; encoded by the coding sequence ATGCAACCACGCCCGCACCACAAGTTCTGGCCCAAGCGCCTTCCGCATTCGATCACCGTTCCCGCCACCTCGCTGTGGCACAACCTCGCGACGTCGGCGGCGCGCTATCCGGACAAGGCCGCGCTGGTCTTCTTCGGCCGGGTGCTGAGCTACCGCGACTTTGCGGCCCAGGCCGAGCGCCTGGCCGGCATGCTGCATGCATTGGGCGTGAAGCGCGGCGACCGCGTGGTGCTGAACATGCAGAACTGCCCGCAGCTCGTGATCGCGCATTTCGCGATCCTGCGCGCCAATGCGGTGGTGGTGCCGGTCAACCCGATGAACCGGTCCGAGGAGCTCAAGCACTACATCGTCGACCCGGACGCCAAGGTGGCCATCACCACCGGCGACCTGGCCGGCGAGCTGGCAAAGGCCAGCAACGCGCTGCCGCCTGAGCAGCAACTGGCCCACATGATCGTGACCCAGTTCACCGACGCCTTCGACGCCGACGCGAACGGCGACGACGCCCCGGCGCCGGCATGGAAAGAGTGGCTCGCCACGCGCCATCCGCTCCCCGAACTGACGGGCGGCAAGGCCATGGCCTGGACCGACGCGCTCGCGGCCGGCCATCCGGCACCCGAGCACCTGGTGGGCGCCAACGACATGGCGCTGCTGCCCTACACCAGCGGCACCACCGGCCTGCCCAAGGGCTGCGTGCACCATCATTCGAGCCTCATGCACAACGCGGTGGCCAGCCAGCTCTGGGGCCAGGCCACGTCGGAAGCGGTGGTGCTGGCCGTGGTGCCCATGTTCCACATCACCGGCGTGGTGAGCATGATGCACACCTCCATCCTCGCGGGCGGCACGCTGGTCATCATGCCGCGCTGGGACCGCGAGGTGGCGGGCCGGCTCATCTCGCGCTGGAAGGTCACGAGCTGGACCAACATCCCCACCATGGTGATCGACCTCATGGCGAGCCCGAACTTCGCGAGCTACGACCTGTCGAGCCTCACGCACATCGGCGGCGGCGGCGCCGCCATGCCGCAGGCCGTGGCGCAGCGCCTGTTCGAGCAGTACGGCCTCAAGTACCAGGAAGGCTACGGCCTCACCGAAACTGCCGCGCCCTCGCACACCAACCCGTCGGAGAACCCCAAGCAGCAGTGCCTGGGCATCCCGTTCATGAGCACCGACGCCCGCGTGGTCGACCCCGACACGCTGGCCGAAATGCCCATCGGCGAATCGGGCGAGATCATCATCCACGGCCCCGAGGTGTTTGAGGGCTACTGGAAGCGTCCCGACGCCACCCGGGCCGCTTTCGTCGAGTTCGAGGGCAAGCGCTTCTTCCGCTCGGGCGACATGGGCCGGATGGACGAGGACGGCTACTTCTTCATGACCGATCGCCTGAAGCGCATGATCAATGCGAGCGGCTTCAAGGTGTGGCCTGCCGAGGTCGAGCTGCTGATGTTCCGCCATCCCGCCATCCAGGAGGCCTGCGTCATTTCCACCAGGGACGACTACCGCGGTGAATCGGTCAAGGCCGTGGTGGTGCTGCGCGCCACGCACAAGGACACCACGGAGCAGCAGATCATCGACTGGTGCCGCGAGAATATGGCGGTCTACAAGATCCCGCGCAAGGTGCAGTTCGTCGACGCGCTGCCCAAGAGCGGCAGCGGCAAGGTGATGTGGCGGCTGCTGCAGGAAGACGAGAACGGGGCCCGGTAA
- a CDS encoding thermonuclease family protein, protein MRLRFLPAACLALLLPLLSQAASSRTCLVVGISDGDTLTARCGHIGAYEEVKVRIAAIDAPERTQPYGQRSRQALSRICYFEQAVITERDTDRYGRTVADVRCNGEDAGTRMVAEGWAWVYDFNGIATRRGGELFRLQDSARARRLGLWAGARPTPPWEWRRRQRENHWDGFLF, encoded by the coding sequence ATGCGCTTGCGCTTCCTGCCCGCCGCCTGTCTTGCGCTTCTTCTGCCGCTGCTGTCGCAGGCCGCTTCTTCTCGAACCTGCCTGGTGGTCGGCATCAGCGACGGTGACACGCTTACTGCCCGATGCGGGCACATCGGTGCCTACGAGGAGGTCAAGGTGCGCATTGCCGCCATCGATGCGCCCGAAAGAACGCAGCCTTACGGCCAGCGCAGCAGGCAGGCCCTGAGCCGCATCTGCTATTTCGAGCAGGCGGTCATCACCGAGCGCGACACCGACCGCTATGGCCGCACCGTGGCCGACGTGCGCTGCAACGGCGAGGACGCGGGCACCCGGATGGTGGCCGAAGGCTGGGCGTGGGTGTACGACTTCAATGGCATCGCCACGCGGCGCGGCGGTGAGTTGTTCAGGCTGCAGGACAGCGCGCGGGCGCGGCGCCTGGGACTGTGGGCCGGCGCCAGGCCGACGCCGCCCTGGGAATGGCGGCGGCGCCAGCGCGAAAACCATTGGGACGGCTTCCTGTTCTGA
- a CDS encoding NAD(P)/FAD-dependent oxidoreductase, with amino-acid sequence MQTTNAPARPHVVIVGCGFGGLEAARRLERADVDVTVIEKTNHHLFQPLLYQVATAGLAAPSIAAPVRALFRQQPRITTLLGEVSAIDPAARAVRLANGSFVSYDHLVVAAGAAHSYFGHDEWAAVAPGLKTLSDAFEIRRRVLMSYEAAETATDPQRRRALLTFVVIGAGPTGVEMAGTLAEIARHTLCGEFRRIDPGSAQVLLVEGGPRVLQAMPESLSQKALEQLERLGVEVRLNARVTAIDAGGLEVEAGGGADGAPAASYRIDSSCVVWAAGVAASPLGRMLGEATGAECDRAGRIKVEPDLSLAGHPEISVVGDLAAALSYAPGKPPKPVPGVSPGAKQMGRAAAANILRRIAGEPTVPFRYRDYGNLATIGRNSAVVDLETPLGPLRFSGRLAWLFWLFAHAYFLIGFRNRIVVMMDWASAYWSFQRNARVVADVQGKSES; translated from the coding sequence ATGCAAACGACCAACGCCCCCGCCCGCCCCCATGTCGTGATCGTCGGCTGCGGATTCGGCGGGCTCGAAGCCGCCCGCAGGCTCGAAAGAGCCGACGTGGACGTGACGGTGATCGAAAAGACCAACCACCACCTGTTCCAGCCCCTGCTCTACCAGGTGGCGACCGCCGGGCTCGCCGCGCCGTCGATCGCGGCGCCGGTGCGCGCCCTGTTCCGCCAGCAACCGCGCATCACCACCCTGCTCGGCGAAGTGAGCGCCATCGATCCGGCCGCACGGGCGGTCCGGCTGGCCAACGGCAGCTTCGTGAGCTACGACCACCTGGTCGTCGCGGCCGGCGCGGCCCACAGCTATTTCGGCCACGACGAATGGGCGGCCGTCGCGCCGGGCCTCAAGACGCTGTCGGATGCCTTCGAGATCCGCCGCCGCGTGCTGATGTCGTACGAAGCGGCCGAAACGGCGACCGACCCGCAACGCCGCCGCGCCCTGCTGACCTTCGTGGTGATCGGCGCCGGTCCGACGGGCGTCGAGATGGCCGGCACGCTGGCCGAGATTGCCAGGCACACGCTGTGCGGCGAGTTCCGCCGCATCGATCCCGGGAGTGCCCAGGTGCTGCTCGTCGAAGGCGGGCCGCGCGTGCTGCAGGCGATGCCCGAGAGCCTGAGCCAGAAGGCGCTGGAGCAGCTCGAAAGGCTCGGCGTCGAGGTGCGGCTCAATGCGCGCGTGACCGCCATCGACGCCGGCGGGCTCGAAGTGGAGGCGGGTGGCGGCGCTGACGGCGCCCCTGCCGCCAGCTACCGGATCGACAGCAGCTGCGTGGTGTGGGCCGCGGGCGTGGCGGCGTCGCCCCTGGGGCGCATGCTGGGCGAGGCGACCGGTGCCGAATGCGACCGCGCGGGCCGCATCAAGGTCGAGCCCGACCTGAGCCTGGCCGGCCATCCCGAGATCAGCGTGGTGGGCGACCTGGCGGCAGCCCTGAGCTACGCGCCCGGCAAGCCGCCGAAGCCGGTGCCCGGCGTGTCGCCCGGCGCCAAGCAGATGGGCCGCGCGGCGGCCGCGAACATTCTTCGCCGCATCGCGGGCGAGCCGACCGTGCCCTTCCGCTACCGGGACTACGGCAACCTGGCCACCATCGGCCGCAATTCGGCGGTGGTGGACCTGGAAACGCCCTTGGGGCCGCTGCGCTTCAGCGGCCGTCTGGCATGGCTGTTCTGGCTGTTCGCGCACGCATACTTCCTGATCGGCTTTCGCAACCGCATCGTCGTGATGATGGACTGGGCCAGCGCCTACTGGAGCTTCCAGCGCAATGCGCGCGTGGTGGCGGACGTGCAGGGCAAGAGCGAGTCGTAG